A portion of the Limosilactobacillus reuteri genome contains these proteins:
- the glyS gene encoding glycine--tRNA ligase subunit beta: MANTYLLEVGVEEMPAHVVTPSIKQLHERVEKYLKEQRITFDDIQEFATPRRMALLIHGLSDKQPDIDESVKGPAKKIAQDADGNWTKAAIGFTRGQGASVEDIEFKEVKGVEYVFVEKHIAGKTVAEVLQGLPAVITSMTFPTLMKWGYNNLQFIRPIRWLVSLLNDEVVPFNILDVEAGRETQGHRFLGHPVEIAKADDYEETLNNDFVIADQTKRKNLIKDQITKIINENNWQVDWDEDLLEEVNNLVEWPTAFAGSFDEKYLALPDPVLITSMKDNQRFFCVRDKDGNLLSHFISVRNGNTDYLDNVIKGNERVLVPRLEDAQFFYQEDQKLTIDEYVERLKKVSFHDKISSMYDKMQRVAVIANVLGKQLNLSDEELADLDRAAHIYKFDLTTQMVGEFAELQGIMGEIYAKLFGEKDDAATAIREHYMPISAEGELPQTKIGAVLAIADKLDSIMSFFAVDMIPSGSNDPYALRRQAFGIVRIIADRGWNLPLLSIQSEIAPAFENAEINVSFDLNKNSDEVRSFFLDRIKQLFHGQKVRHDIIDAATDTRQNDIANILEAIQTIDDHKDDDNFKEDIEALTRVLRIAKKDKRPVSELVVDPNLFENPSEAKMHTAVLKLIKENQQTVSENFAALRTLTPIISEYFDENMIMDKNEDIRNNRLAQLSILANQASLIGNLDNLIVK; this comes from the coding sequence ATGGCAAATACATACTTATTAGAAGTCGGTGTTGAAGAAATGCCTGCTCACGTTGTAACACCAAGTATTAAACAGTTACACGAACGAGTAGAAAAGTACCTTAAAGAACAACGGATTACTTTTGATGATATTCAAGAATTCGCTACTCCACGACGGATGGCATTACTAATCCATGGCTTAAGTGATAAGCAACCTGATATTGATGAATCAGTTAAGGGTCCTGCAAAAAAGATTGCGCAAGATGCTGATGGTAATTGGACCAAAGCTGCAATTGGTTTTACCCGGGGACAAGGTGCCTCTGTTGAAGATATTGAATTCAAAGAAGTAAAAGGCGTTGAATATGTTTTTGTTGAAAAGCATATTGCTGGAAAAACTGTTGCTGAAGTTCTTCAAGGATTACCAGCAGTTATTACTTCGATGACATTCCCAACCTTGATGAAGTGGGGCTACAATAACTTACAATTTATTCGTCCGATTCGGTGGCTAGTTTCATTATTAAATGATGAAGTCGTTCCATTTAATATTTTAGACGTTGAAGCTGGTCGAGAAACACAAGGTCACCGGTTCTTAGGTCATCCAGTTGAAATTGCTAAGGCTGATGATTATGAGGAAACCTTAAATAATGATTTCGTTATTGCTGATCAAACAAAGCGAAAGAATTTAATTAAGGATCAAATTACTAAGATTATTAATGAGAACAACTGGCAAGTTGATTGGGATGAGGACTTACTAGAAGAAGTCAATAACCTAGTTGAATGGCCAACTGCCTTTGCTGGATCTTTTGATGAGAAGTACTTAGCATTACCTGACCCGGTCCTAATTACTTCCATGAAGGATAATCAACGATTCTTCTGTGTACGGGATAAAGATGGTAACCTCTTATCGCACTTTATTTCTGTTCGCAACGGTAACACAGACTACCTTGATAATGTTATTAAAGGAAATGAACGGGTTCTTGTTCCTCGTCTTGAAGATGCTCAATTCTTCTATCAAGAAGACCAGAAGTTGACAATTGATGAATATGTGGAACGGCTTAAGAAAGTTAGCTTCCATGATAAGATTAGTTCAATGTATGACAAAATGCAGCGGGTCGCAGTGATTGCGAATGTTCTCGGTAAGCAACTAAATCTTTCAGATGAAGAACTAGCAGACCTTGATCGAGCAGCACATATTTATAAATTTGACCTTACTACGCAAATGGTGGGTGAATTCGCTGAGTTGCAAGGAATTATGGGTGAAATTTATGCTAAGCTATTCGGTGAAAAAGATGATGCTGCCACAGCTATTCGTGAACACTACATGCCAATCTCTGCAGAAGGAGAATTGCCACAAACTAAGATTGGAGCGGTCTTAGCAATTGCCGATAAACTTGACAGTATCATGAGCTTCTTTGCAGTTGATATGATTCCAAGCGGTTCAAATGACCCTTATGCTTTACGTCGGCAGGCATTTGGAATTGTCCGGATCATCGCCGATCGTGGTTGGAACCTTCCATTATTAAGTATTCAATCAGAAATTGCCCCTGCCTTTGAAAACGCTGAAATCAATGTTTCCTTTGATTTGAATAAAAATAGTGATGAAGTCCGTTCATTCTTCTTGGACCGGATTAAGCAATTATTTCATGGTCAAAAGGTTCGTCATGATATCATTGATGCAGCTACCGATACTCGTCAAAATGATATTGCTAATATCCTTGAAGCTATTCAAACTATCGACGATCATAAGGATGATGATAACTTTAAAGAAGATATTGAAGCTCTTACCCGGGTATTACGGATTGCAAAGAAGGATAAACGTCCAGTTAGTGAGCTTGTAGTAGATCCTAATTTATTTGAGAACCCATCTGAGGCTAAGATGCATACTGCTGTTTTAAAATTGATTAAGGAAAATCAACAGACAGTAAGTGAAAACTTTGCAGCCTTACGGACTTTAACACCAATAATTAGTGAATATTTTGATGAAAATATGATTATGGATAAGAATGAAGATATTCGTAATAATCGTTTGGCCCAATTAAGTATTTTGGCTAATCAAGCATCATTAATTGGTAACTTGGATAACTTGATTGTAAAATAA
- the dnaG gene encoding DNA primase: MAKIPRNVIDEIRNSVDIGDVIGRYVQLHQAGKNLIGLCPFHDEKTPSFSVNEEKQFFYCFGCHRSGNVFQFLMELKHIDFVDAVKEIANDSNIKIPEQYVSVPAKPLNNENRELFDLHDKAAKLYHHILVNTPAGQVALNYLKKRGMSEELIEQFGLGYAPDQRILKPFFQQQKVDYQLLRKSGLFSEDQQGELRDRFIERIMYPIKNGQGQVIAFSGRLIDTSKTNLPKYLNSPETPIFNKRRTLFNFDVARKAARKDGRLYLFEGFMDVISAFAAGIENGIASMGTSFTEEQVAIIGRATRQLDICYDGDQPGQNAIDRAISLVNDHRPNQLQVKVVQLPAGIDPDEYVQKYGPQQFNAYLTNKEETTTEFYLRFLRNGKNLDNQNELMQYLNQALKVIAQVQAPLEEDMYLQRLASEFNLDRQTLKTQLDQLRQQLGIHNQPWIKQQPSLVRHQQFQQTSEEEHRKVKLSRTELAEQILLRYMLYDREVWIHVTSDHNFHFAHEKYQTLYLLAASYFSENGSYSTADFLDYLDESSLQGTLGQIENLNVDQEVDMRAIDDCIHMIAEQTPLAAQIADKQAQLKEANSLHNTELATQLTIELVKLLKQQQRLKTEETN, from the coding sequence ATGGCAAAGATACCGCGTAATGTAATTGATGAAATACGAAATTCAGTTGATATTGGTGATGTAATTGGGCGCTATGTCCAACTGCATCAGGCTGGAAAAAATCTAATTGGGTTATGTCCCTTTCATGATGAAAAGACCCCCTCTTTTTCGGTGAATGAGGAAAAACAATTTTTCTATTGTTTTGGATGTCACCGGAGCGGAAATGTATTTCAATTTTTGATGGAGTTAAAGCATATCGATTTTGTCGATGCAGTTAAGGAGATCGCTAACGATAGTAATATCAAGATTCCTGAACAATATGTTAGCGTTCCGGCTAAACCATTAAATAACGAGAATCGAGAGCTGTTTGATCTTCATGATAAAGCGGCTAAACTTTATCACCATATATTGGTAAATACACCGGCTGGGCAAGTTGCACTTAATTATTTAAAAAAACGGGGAATGAGTGAGGAGCTGATTGAACAATTTGGTTTAGGCTATGCTCCTGATCAGCGAATCTTGAAGCCTTTCTTCCAACAGCAAAAGGTTGATTACCAACTACTAAGAAAAAGTGGACTTTTTAGTGAAGATCAACAAGGAGAGTTACGAGACCGGTTTATTGAACGGATAATGTATCCAATAAAAAATGGTCAAGGACAGGTAATTGCTTTTTCTGGGCGATTAATTGATACCAGTAAAACGAATTTACCCAAATATTTAAATAGTCCTGAGACACCGATTTTCAATAAACGGCGAACATTATTTAATTTTGATGTTGCACGAAAAGCAGCCCGCAAAGATGGTCGATTATACTTATTTGAGGGATTTATGGATGTAATCTCGGCCTTTGCTGCAGGGATCGAAAATGGAATTGCTTCAATGGGAACTAGTTTTACCGAAGAGCAAGTAGCGATTATTGGTCGAGCAACTAGACAATTAGACATTTGCTACGATGGAGATCAACCGGGACAAAATGCAATTGACCGTGCAATTAGCCTCGTTAATGATCATCGACCTAATCAGTTGCAGGTAAAGGTTGTCCAATTGCCGGCTGGGATTGATCCAGATGAATATGTTCAAAAGTATGGTCCACAGCAATTCAATGCCTATCTTACGAATAAGGAAGAAACAACAACAGAATTTTACCTGCGCTTTTTAAGAAATGGGAAAAATTTAGATAATCAGAATGAACTAATGCAATATCTTAACCAAGCGCTGAAGGTAATTGCTCAGGTTCAAGCTCCCTTAGAAGAAGATATGTACTTGCAACGGTTGGCAAGTGAGTTCAATTTAGATCGGCAAACCTTAAAGACGCAGTTAGATCAATTGCGACAGCAACTAGGAATTCATAATCAGCCATGGATTAAGCAACAGCCTTCACTAGTGCGTCATCAACAGTTTCAACAAACTAGTGAAGAAGAACATCGAAAAGTTAAACTTAGTAGGACGGAATTAGCGGAACAGATCTTACTAAGGTATATGCTATATGATCGTGAAGTGTGGATACATGTAACATCAGATCACAATTTTCATTTTGCGCATGAAAAATATCAAACCTTGTATTTATTAGCGGCAAGTTATTTTTCTGAAAACGGCTCGTATTCAACTGCTGACTTTCTTGATTATTTAGATGAAAGTAGTCTACAAGGTACTCTTGGGCAAATTGAAAATTTAAATGTTGACCAAGAAGTGGATATGCGGGCAATTGATGATTGTATCCATATGATCGCAGAACAAACACCGTTAGCTGCGCAAATTGCAGATAAGCAAGCCCAGTTAAAAGAAGCTAATTCATTGCATAATACAGAATTAGCTACGCAATTAACGATTGAACTGGTAAAATTATTAAAGCAGCAGCAACGCTTAAAAACGGAGGAGACTAATTAA
- the rpoD gene encoding RNA polymerase sigma factor RpoD, whose product MAKSKKKDIVISNSADFDQQECDTAVGKLIRNYKKQKQIEYDELTTKIAKPFELNADGIDNLLQNIEDAGISVVDENGDPDPRALKATEKLSQSAMKDTSAPTGVKINDPVRMYLKEIGRVNLLTADEEVQLALRIEKGDEVAKQELAEANLRLVVSIAKRYVGRGMQFLDLIQEGNMGLMKAVEKFDYRRGFKFSTYATWWIRQAITRAIADQARTIRIPVHMVETINKLIRIQRQLLQDLGREPLPEEIGAEMDMPTEKVRNILKIAQEPVSLETPIGEEDDSHLGDFIEDQDATSPADHAAYEMMKKQLENVLDTLTDREENVLRLRFGLDDGRTRTLEEVGKVFGVTRERIRQIEAKALRKLRHPSRSKQLKDFLE is encoded by the coding sequence ATGGCAAAAAGCAAGAAAAAAGACATTGTTATTTCTAACAGCGCCGATTTCGACCAACAAGAATGTGACACCGCAGTTGGTAAGTTAATTCGTAATTACAAGAAGCAAAAGCAGATTGAATACGACGAATTAACTACTAAAATTGCTAAACCATTTGAATTGAACGCTGATGGGATTGATAATTTACTTCAAAATATTGAAGATGCCGGAATTAGTGTTGTCGATGAAAATGGGGATCCAGATCCTCGTGCTTTAAAAGCTACTGAAAAATTATCACAATCTGCAATGAAGGATACATCAGCACCAACTGGGGTTAAAATTAATGATCCTGTACGGATGTATTTGAAAGAAATTGGTCGTGTAAACCTTTTGACGGCTGATGAAGAAGTCCAGCTTGCTTTACGGATTGAAAAAGGTGATGAAGTAGCTAAACAAGAGCTAGCTGAGGCGAACTTACGGTTAGTTGTTTCAATTGCAAAGCGTTATGTTGGTCGTGGGATGCAGTTTCTTGATTTAATCCAGGAAGGTAACATGGGACTTATGAAAGCCGTTGAAAAATTCGATTACCGGCGAGGATTTAAGTTCTCTACTTATGCTACCTGGTGGATTCGTCAGGCTATTACGCGGGCGATTGCTGATCAAGCCCGGACAATTCGGATTCCGGTTCATATGGTTGAAACTATTAACAAATTAATCCGGATTCAACGGCAATTACTTCAAGATTTAGGTCGTGAACCGTTACCAGAAGAAATTGGTGCAGAAATGGATATGCCAACTGAGAAAGTGCGGAATATTCTTAAAATTGCTCAAGAACCAGTTTCACTTGAAACGCCTATTGGTGAAGAGGATGATTCTCATTTAGGGGACTTTATTGAAGACCAGGATGCAACGAGTCCAGCTGACCATGCTGCTTATGAAATGATGAAAAAGCAGCTTGAAAATGTTCTGGATACATTAACCGATCGTGAAGAGAACGTCCTTCGGCTTCGGTTTGGCTTAGATGATGGTCGAACACGGACCCTTGAAGAAGTCGGAAAAGTCTTTGGGGTAACGCGGGAACGGATTCGTCAGATTGAAGCTAAGGCGCTCCGAAAATTACGCCACCCATCACGTTCTAAGCAATTAAAAGATTTCTTAGAATAA
- a CDS encoding aminotransferase class I/II-fold pyridoxal phosphate-dependent enzyme, protein MPELSADLYGTVSHKLDALQPSGIREFNKEVSKIPGIIKLTLGEPDMATPEHVKQAAIRSIEEDDSHYAPQMGKPELLEAISDYIQNTRDVHYDPQTEIIATVGATEALDATLFAILNTGDKVVVPTPIFSLYFPLIEMTGATVVQVDTSADNFVLTPEKLEEVLEEEGKGVKAVILNYPSNPTGREYPQEVLAGLAEVIKKHHLYAIADEIYSELVYGVEHYSIATMIPERTIFISGLSKSHAMTGYRLGYVAAPAKIMANISKMHAFLVTTVTNNVQVAAAEALTNGLDDTLEFRKIYQHRRDLLVAGLKKLGFEMLTPEGAFYLFAKIPTQFGTDDVAFAKQLAKEAKVGVTPGSAFGKGGDGYVRLSYASSDENLTEAIKRIGEFLDHLA, encoded by the coding sequence ATGCCAGAACTATCTGCTGATTTATATGGAACTGTTAGTCATAAGTTAGATGCGTTACAGCCATCAGGTATCCGTGAATTCAACAAAGAAGTTTCAAAGATTCCGGGGATTATTAAATTAACATTAGGAGAACCAGACATGGCAACTCCTGAACACGTTAAGCAAGCAGCCATTAGAAGTATTGAGGAAGATGATTCTCATTATGCTCCACAAATGGGAAAGCCAGAATTACTTGAAGCAATCAGTGATTATATTCAGAATACTCGTGATGTGCACTATGACCCACAAACAGAAATAATTGCGACTGTAGGAGCAACCGAAGCCCTCGATGCAACCTTATTTGCAATTCTTAATACTGGAGATAAAGTTGTGGTTCCTACCCCGATTTTCTCCCTATATTTCCCATTGATTGAAATGACAGGAGCAACGGTTGTTCAGGTTGATACTTCAGCAGATAATTTTGTTTTGACTCCAGAAAAACTTGAAGAAGTCCTTGAAGAAGAGGGGAAGGGCGTCAAAGCCGTTATTCTTAACTACCCAAGCAACCCAACTGGTCGTGAATATCCTCAGGAAGTTCTAGCAGGATTAGCTGAAGTAATTAAGAAGCATCATTTATATGCGATTGCTGATGAAATCTATAGCGAATTAGTCTATGGGGTAGAGCACTATTCAATTGCTACCATGATTCCGGAGCGGACGATTTTCATCTCTGGACTTTCAAAATCTCACGCAATGACTGGTTACCGTTTAGGATATGTTGCTGCTCCAGCTAAAATCATGGCTAATATTTCAAAGATGCATGCTTTCTTAGTCACAACAGTAACTAATAACGTTCAAGTTGCAGCGGCTGAAGCACTGACAAATGGTTTGGATGATACATTGGAATTTCGAAAGATTTACCAGCATCGCCGTGATTTACTCGTTGCCGGTCTTAAGAAATTAGGCTTTGAAATGTTAACTCCTGAAGGGGCCTTTTACCTTTTTGCTAAGATTCCAACCCAATTCGGAACTGACGACGTTGCCTTTGCAAAACAGCTTGCTAAAGAAGCAAAAGTTGGAGTAACACCAGGTAGTGCATTTGGTAAGGGTGGCGATGGTTATGTTCGTCTGTCATATGCCTCCTCTGATGAAAACCTAACAGAAGCCATTAAACGGATTGGTGAATTTTTAGACCATCTTGCGTAA
- a CDS encoding tRNA (adenine(22)-N(1))-methyltransferase TrmK: MDEKHLSARLACVASLVPAGARVADIGSDHAYLPAALVLDGKIDFAIAGEVVKGPYENAVHEIKDHQLEGEVIPRLADGLAAIEPADKVDTITIAGMGGSLIASILEKGKDKLTEIKRLVLQPNVGESQLREWLMNNHYQIMTEKIIEEDNHIYEIIVAEPSVVPFRYSKYELDFGPFLLENKGPIFKKKWQEYLQREAHVIDQMQKAQQPPVKKINEINQFLSQVKEAIADDNR; encoded by the coding sequence GTGGATGAAAAGCACTTATCAGCACGTTTAGCATGTGTTGCTTCCCTTGTTCCAGCAGGTGCGCGGGTGGCTGATATTGGTTCTGACCATGCGTATTTACCAGCAGCATTAGTGTTAGATGGTAAAATTGATTTTGCAATTGCTGGCGAAGTAGTAAAGGGTCCTTATGAAAATGCTGTTCATGAAATAAAAGACCACCAATTAGAAGGCGAGGTTATCCCACGGTTGGCAGACGGCTTAGCAGCGATTGAACCGGCAGATAAAGTCGATACAATTACGATTGCCGGAATGGGTGGGAGTTTGATTGCTTCTATTTTAGAGAAAGGCAAGGATAAGTTAACGGAAATTAAGCGACTTGTCCTGCAGCCGAATGTAGGGGAAAGTCAATTGCGTGAATGGTTAATGAATAATCATTACCAAATAATGACCGAAAAAATAATTGAAGAAGACAATCATATTTATGAAATTATCGTTGCGGAGCCATCAGTTGTCCCGTTTAGATACAGTAAGTATGAACTTGATTTTGGTCCATTTTTATTGGAAAACAAAGGCCCTATTTTTAAGAAAAAATGGCAAGAATATCTTCAACGTGAAGCCCATGTTATTGATCAGATGCAAAAGGCTCAACAGCCACCAGTAAAAAAGATTAATGAGATAAACCAGTTTTTATCACAAGTAAAGGAAGCGATCGCCGATGACAACCGGTAA
- a CDS encoding Nif3-like dinuclear metal center hexameric protein, whose translation MTTGNQLIARFEKFANPQLAEKWDHVGLQIGNPDLPITRLMTTLDVRPEVVDEAIEQNADFIFAHHPIMFHPAKDLDTRDPQNAMYAKLLANNITVYAAHTNLDTANGGMNDWLADQLHLTNTVPLVPAGNDPISGEPVGMGRVGKLAEPLTPQKFAKYCMDVFGIRGLRLIVNPLDREKEIKRVTVLGGAGQDFYQQALEAGADAYVTGDVSYHFAHDMIANHLVVIDPGHHIEVVAAHQLANLITQWKNENNWQFEVLESRVNTEPFTFITK comes from the coding sequence ATGACAACCGGTAACCAATTAATTGCTCGTTTTGAAAAATTTGCTAATCCGCAACTAGCAGAAAAATGGGATCATGTCGGCCTGCAAATTGGCAATCCAGATCTACCAATTACTCGACTAATGACAACTCTTGATGTTCGCCCGGAAGTGGTTGATGAAGCAATTGAGCAAAATGCTGACTTTATTTTTGCTCATCATCCCATTATGTTTCACCCAGCAAAAGATCTAGATACGCGAGATCCGCAAAACGCAATGTACGCTAAACTTTTGGCGAATAATATTACTGTTTATGCAGCTCATACTAATTTGGATACTGCTAATGGCGGAATGAATGACTGGTTAGCAGATCAACTTCACCTAACTAATACTGTGCCTTTAGTGCCTGCAGGAAATGATCCAATAAGCGGTGAACCAGTTGGCATGGGGCGTGTTGGTAAGCTGGCTGAACCATTAACACCGCAAAAATTTGCAAAATATTGTATGGATGTTTTTGGCATCCGAGGATTACGGTTAATTGTCAACCCGCTTGACCGAGAAAAAGAGATTAAACGTGTTACAGTACTTGGTGGTGCTGGTCAAGACTTTTATCAACAAGCTCTTGAAGCTGGAGCTGATGCTTATGTCACTGGGGATGTAAGTTACCACTTTGCGCACGATATGATTGCTAATCACCTTGTTGTTATTGATCCTGGACATCATATTGAAGTGGTAGCTGCCCACCAGCTTGCTAACTTAATCACCCAGTGGAAGAATGAAAATAATTGGCAGTTTGAGGTGCTAGAGAGTAGAGTTAATACAGAGCCGTTTACTTTTATTACTAAATAG